One part of the Malus sylvestris chromosome 2, drMalSylv7.2, whole genome shotgun sequence genome encodes these proteins:
- the LOC126583414 gene encoding uncharacterized protein LOC126583414, with amino-acid sequence MPVNYNEILEGLISLTQGSQKEEQLPPSEEFYQWPYEPSQPPQQSAQFNSGTSLNNDTLNKLLTSLNQGVENQNQEMQDRVKRVDELDMQVGQIVEFMAQIQVQSELSNSNIANSKAEVEIDEAITLEGDMKDEAVPEPSKHSPNMDELLLQAEEEEDDLGSLEEFLLQAPQIPMSFNSGEEVLNSLHSNIIPPNVFCPCRFLIPNIKESEKDIVEAFPKVQSDIPILGAPKQVPDGIETFKEPCTPRKGIQENEVVEAYQEYIQEVVHETIKPKAVEFDDTGQATTIIVNLAQFKVPEMFKDVVFVIEFVSEKERTFGYFHP; translated from the exons atgcccgtgaattataatgaaattcttgaaggaCTAATTTCTTTGACGCAGGgttcacaaaaagaagaacaattgccgccatcggaagagttctatcagtggccatatgaaccgtcacagccaccacaacaatcagcccaattcaattcaggtacgtccttgaataatgatacacttaataagttactcacctctttgaatcagggagtagaaaatcaaaaccaggagatgcaagaccgagtcaaaagagtggacgaattggatatgcaagttgggcagattgtggaattcaTGGCACAGATTCAAGTTCAAAGTGAACTTTCCaactcaaacattgcaaattcaaaggcagaagttgaaatcgatgaagccatcactttggaaggtgacatgaaggatgaagctgtcccagaaccatccaaacacagcccgaacatggatgaattgctgctgcaagcagaagaggaggaggacgacctgggcagtttagaagaattcttgctgcaagctcctcaaatccctatgtcatttaactcaggtgaggaagttctaaattcacttcattctaacattattccaccgaatgtcttttgtccttgcaggtttttgattccaaatatcaaagagagtgaaaaagacattgtggaagcttttccaaaggtgcaaagtgatatcccaattcttggtgcaccaaaacaagttcccgatggtattgaaacgttcaaagaaccttgcacaccaagaaaagggattcaagagaatgaagtggttgaagcatatcaagaatacatccaagaggttgtgcatgagacaatcaagcccaaagcagttgagtttgatgacacgggacaagccacaactatcatagtaaacctggcccagttcaaagtcccggaaatgttcaaagatgtggtgtttgtcattgagtttgtgtcggaaaaagaaa gaacttttggttatttccacccttga